A portion of the Parasteatoda tepidariorum isolate YZ-2023 chromosome 5, CAS_Ptep_4.0, whole genome shotgun sequence genome contains these proteins:
- the LOC122268218 gene encoding sn-1-specific diacylglycerol lipase ABHD11 isoform X1, translating into MEASKSVSISFEHVDPTGEVKDKKNPIIFLHAMLCSKKIWGDIPQTVANDTGRRVYTYDARNHGETTHADESDFSFSFNVDDLFLLMDQIKTEMPEHPEQFILVGHDMGGITAIRAALKEPTRFEMVFIVEMYAKPVSNELIKRTKEFMTTWTKCVQELPESTPKDDVTKLSVESLYGKLEQWMKQDNEKASYLNGKFEYKKSKTGWNAYYNTNTLVRALEDLEKHQEDYQGVYDGPAYFLYGTKSHYEVNDAKDSMKKHFPKAELVPFEGGSHIFVADKPVELAKVIGEKINAVLKV; encoded by the exons ATGGAAGC ATCTAAGTCAGTCTCAATAAGCTTCGAACATGTTGATCCAACTGGTGAAGTAAAGGATAAGAAGAATCCCATAATTTTTCTGCATGCTATGCTTTGCTCAAAGAAAATATGGGGTGATATTCCTCAAACTGTGGCAAATGACACAGGAAGAAGA GTTTATACTTATGACGCCAGGAATCATGGTGAGACAACACATGCCGACGAGTCTGATTTTAGTTTCAGCTTTAATGTTGACGACCTCTTTCTATTGATGGatcaaattaaaactgaaatgccAGAACATccagaacaatttattttagtagGTCACGATATGGGTGGAATAACTGCCATTAGAGCTGCTCTAAAAGag cCTACGAGGTTTGAGATGGTATTTATTGTGGAAATGTATGCGAAACCAGTATCTAACGAGCTGATTAAACGTACGAAAGAGTTCATGACTACGTGGACAAAATGCGTCCAAGAACTTCCTGAAAGTACCCCAAAAGACGATGTCACAAAATTGAGTGTGGAAAGTCTATATGGAAAACTGGAACAATGGATG AAACAGGATAATGAGAAGGCTTCTTACCTAAATGGAAAGTTCGAGTACAAAAAGTCTAAAACTGGTTGGAATGCATATTACAACACAAATACTCTTGTTAGAGCTCTAGAAGATCTTGAAAAGCACCAAGAAGACTACCAGGGAGTGTATGATGGACCAGCTTATTTTCTTTATGGCACCAAATCTCACTATGAAGT AAATGATGCAAAGGATTCCATGAAGAAACACTTTCCAAAAGCCGAATTGGTACCGTTTGAGGGAGGCTCACACATTTTTGTTGCTGACAAGCCTGTTGAACTGGCTAAAGTGATTGGAGAAAAAATCAACGCTGTCCTGAAAGTTTAA
- the LOC122268218 gene encoding sn-1-specific diacylglycerol lipase ABHD11 isoform X3, producing MEASKTVSISFEHVDPTGEVKDKKNPIIFLHAMLCSKKIWGDVPQTVANNTGRRVYTYDARNHGETTHADESDFSFSFNVDDLFLLMDQIKTEMPEHPEQFILVGHDMGGITAIRAALKEPAKFEMVFIVEMYAKPVSNELIKRTKEFMTTWTNCVKELPEGTPKEDVTKLSVESLYGKLEQWMKEDNEKASYLKGKFEYKGSGKAWDACYNTNALVKALEDLEKHQEDYQGVYDGPTYFLYGTKSHYGVNDAKDSMKKHFPKAELVPFVEGSHIFVTDKPAELAKVIGEKINSV from the exons ATGGAAGC ATCTAAGACAGTCTCAATAAGCTTCGAACATGTTGATCCAACTGGTGAAGTAAAAGATAAGAAGAATCCTATAATTTTCCTGCATGCAATGCTTTGCTCAAAGAAAATATGGGGTGATGTTCCTCAAACTGTGGCAAATAACACAGGAAGACGA GTTTATACTTATGATGCCAGGAATCATGGTGAGACAACACATGCCGACGAGTCTGATTTCAGTTTCAGCTTTAATGTTGACGACCTCTTTCTATTGATGGatcaaattaaaactgaaatgccAGAACATCCGGAACAGTTTATTTTAGTAGGTCATGATATGGGTGGAATAACTGCCATTAGAGCTGCTCTAAAAGAg CCTGCTAAATTTGAGATGGTATTTATTGTCGAAATGTATGCGAAGCCAGTATCTAATGAACTGATTAAACGTACAAAAGAGTTCATGACTACGTGGACAAATTGCGTCAAAGAACTTCCTGAAGGTACCCCAAAAGAGGATGTCACAAAATTGAGTGTGGAAAGTCTATATGGAAAACTGGAACAGTGGATG aaAGAGGATAACGAGAAGGCTTCTTACCTGAAAGGAAAGTTTGAATACAAGGGATCTGGAAAAGCCTGGGATGCATGCTACAATACAAATGCTCTTGTTAAAGCTCTGGAAGACCTTGAGAAACACCAAGAGGACTACCAGGGAGTTTATGATGGACCCACTTATTTTCTTTATGGCACCAAATCTCACTATGGAGT GAATGATGCTAAGGACTCCATGAAGAAACACTTTCCAAAAGCCGAATTGGTACCATTTGTGGAAGGATCACACATTTTTGTTACTGACAAGCCTGCTGAACTGGCTAAGGTGATTGGAGAGAAAATAAACTCTgtctaa
- the LOC122268218 gene encoding sn-1-specific diacylglycerol lipase ABHD11 isoform X2, which translates to MEGSKTVSISFEHVDPTGEVKDKKNPIIFLHAMLCSKKIWGDVPQTVANNTGRRVYTYDARNHGETTHADESDFSFSFNVDDLFLLMDQIKTEMPEHPEQFILVGHDMGGITAIRAALKEPAKFEMVFIVEMYAKPVSNELIKRTKEFMTTWTNCVKELPEGTPKEDVTKLSVESLYGKLEQWMKEDNEKASYLKGKFEYKGSGKAWDACYNTNALVKALEDLEKHQEDYQGVYDGPTYFLYGTKSHYGVNDAKDSMKKHFPKAELVPFVEGSHIFVTDKPAELAKVIGEKINSV; encoded by the exons ATGGAAGG ATCTAAGACAGTCTCAATAAGCTTCGAACATGTTGATCCAACTGGTGAAGTAAAAGATAAGAAGAATCCTATAATTTTCCTGCATGCAATGCTTTGCTCAAAGAAAATATGGGGTGATGTTCCTCAAACTGTGGCAAATAACACAGGAAGACGA GTTTATACTTATGATGCCAGGAATCATGGTGAGACAACACATGCCGACGAGTCTGATTTCAGTTTCAGCTTTAATGTTGACGACCTCTTTCTATTGATGGatcaaattaaaactgaaatgccAGAACATCCGGAACAGTTTATTTTAGTAGGTCATGATATGGGTGGAATAACTGCCATTAGAGCTGCTCTAAAAGAg CCTGCTAAATTTGAGATGGTATTTATTGTCGAAATGTATGCGAAGCCAGTATCTAATGAACTGATTAAACGTACAAAAGAGTTCATGACTACGTGGACAAATTGCGTCAAAGAACTTCCTGAAGGTACCCCAAAAGAGGATGTCACAAAATTGAGTGTGGAAAGTCTATATGGAAAACTGGAACAGTGGATG aaAGAGGATAACGAGAAGGCTTCTTACCTGAAAGGAAAGTTTGAATACAAGGGATCTGGAAAAGCCTGGGATGCATGCTACAATACAAATGCTCTTGTTAAAGCTCTGGAAGACCTTGAGAAACACCAAGAGGACTACCAGGGAGTTTATGATGGACCCACTTATTTTCTTTATGGCACCAAATCTCACTATGGAGT GAATGATGCTAAGGACTCCATGAAGAAACACTTTCCAAAAGCCGAATTGGTACCATTTGTGGAAGGATCACACATTTTTGTTACTGACAAGCCTGCTGAACTGGCTAAGGTGATTGGAGAGAAAATAAACTCTgtctaa
- the LOC107440315 gene encoding sn-1-specific diacylglycerol lipase ABHD11 — translation MARYQPVKLAHRVFEAIGGCDKKKPPVIFMHAMLCSKEVWETIPQRVAELTKRKVFTYDARNHGESEYTKDSSFHNNLQDLYTFMDRMDIKDSVLVGHSFGGLTAISAALQEPKKVEKAFIVDMYVKKIQQELVDRSFRFMNIWTEVVRSLPKDTPEVDITRISVPLLYEKLPEEMKLQSEKEAYLMSKFLYKRRPDGGYDMRFNTEALADALKQYRDSPIVHSGLYDGPAYFIHGSKSPFNVGSEEADIKKYFPKAEMIEFKGASHHLFVDFPDKFVETLVKRIE, via the exons ATGGCTAg ATATCAACCAGTCAAACTCGCCCATCGTGTGTTTGAAGCTATCGGTGGATGCGATAAGAAAAAACCACCTGTCATTTTTATGCATGCTATGTTGTGCTCTAAGGAAGTGTGGGAAACTATACCTCAGCGAGTGGCAGAATTGACTAAGAGAAAG GTCTTTACTTACGACGCCAGAAACCATGGTGAGAGTGAGTATACGAAGGATTCTAGTTTCCATAACAATCTTCAGGACCTCTACACTTTCATGGATCGTATGGACATCAAAGATTCTGTTTTGGTCGGCCACAGTTTTGGAGGATTGACTGCCATCAGTGCTGCATTGCAGGAA ccaAAGAAAGTTGAGAAAGCATTTATTGTGGACATGTATGTGAAGAAAATCCAGCAAGAATTGGTGGATCGGTCCTTTAGATTCATGAACATTTGGACAGAGGTGGTCAGAAGTCTTCCCAAAGACACCCCCGAAGTCGATATCACTAGAATAAGTGTACCTCTTCTGTACGAAAAATTACCTGAAGAAATG aaaCTCCAATCCGAAAAGGAAGCTTACCTGATGTCAAAGTTCTTGTACAAAAGAAGACCAGATGGAGGATATGATATGCGGTTCAACACTGAAGCTCTTGCTGATGCTCTCAAACAGTACCGGGATTCTCCCATTGTTCACAGTGGACTATATGATGGCCCAGCTTACTTCATTCATGGGTCCAAATCACCATTCAATGT AGGTTCCGAGGAGGCAGACATCAAGAAATACTTTCCAAAGGCTGAGATGATAGAATTCAAAGGTGCTTCACATCATCTTTTTGTGGATTTTCCTGACAAATTCGTGGAAACACTTGTTAAAAGAATAGAATAA